CAGCACTCCAGAGCAGCACGCGGGGAATGGTCCGCAGCGGTCTGCGCGTCTCGGCACCTAGGACGGTGGCGCTCTCGAAGCCCACGAAGGCCATCAGGGCCAGGACCGCGCCCGTCGCCAGGCCGCTCAGGCCCGGATCCGCCGCCGTGGCCCGGCTGCCGACGTCGGGCAGGGCATCCCGGGGGATCGCGAGGAACACGAGCACGATGGGCACCACGAGGACCAGGAGGGCCGCTCCCTCGGCGACGAGCATCGCGAGGGAGGACAGGCGGAGACCCCTGAGCAGCAACCAGGTGCAGGTCCCGCCGACCGCGAGGATGACGCCCGCCATCACCGGATCGGCGAGCTGCGGCCGACCGGACGAGGCGAGCAGGTCCGAGACGTGCAGTGCGCAGCCGATCAAGGCGAACATCGCGATGCAGGCGTAGCCGATGATCAGCGAGCAGCCCGTCGCGAGGGCGACCAACGGCCGCCACCTGCCCGTGCTGCCCAGGGCCTGCGCCACGTAGCTGTACAGCGAGCCGGCTGCGCCCATGCGCCGCGCGTACTGGCCGAGCGTGTAGCCGATCAGCAGGACCAGGACCGTCGCGCAGAGGATCGACGGGACTGCGGAGCGGCCGGCGGCGGCCGTGACCATGGCGGGCATGGTCACGGCCGCGGCGACCGGGGCCATCGCGGCGACCGACTGCGCGAGGGCATCGACGGGGCCGAGACTGCGCCGGGCCAGGCCGTGCAGCGGAGAGATGTCCGCCAGCCCGGTGACCGGAGGCGGGCTGGCGACGGCGTCCTGCAGAGGGTTCATGAAGTGCCTTTCCCCCGCGAACAGTAGGTGGGCCGTGTTGCCCCGATGTTTCACGACGCGTGTATGACGGCGCAGGTGGCACCCGGACGCCTCGGACGCGCGGCGCGGGAGTCTCATTTGGAACGACGACAGCTTTTACCGGGCGATGATCGGGCCGAAACGGGGCGTTGGAAGCATCGCTGCATGGCTATTTCCCCCACCGGCACGGCGTCCGCTTCCGCCGTCGGCACCCAGCGCCTCACCGGCACCCTGGGCGCCGGATCCATCGTGTTCATGGTCGTCGCGGCGGCATCGCCGCTGACCGTCATCGGCGGCGCCGCGCCGCTCGGAATCCTGCTGGGCAACGGGCCGGGGTATCCCAGCATGTACGCCGTCGCGGGGCTCATCCTCCTCCTGTTCTCCGTGGGCCTGAGCGCCATGAGCCGGGTGGTCCCCAGGCCCGGCGCATTCTTCACGTATGTGGGCTACGGGCTGGGCAGGAAGCAGGGCCTGGGAGCGGCGTTCCTCGCCCTGCTCACCTACACGACCATCCAGGTCGCGGTGTACGGCTATCTCGGCTTCAGCCTGAACCTGGCACTGACCAACCTCGGACTGCCGGAGCTGCCGTGGTGGCTCTACGCGCTCGCGATGATCGCTTTCGTCGGCATCCTCGGCTACCGGCACATCGAGCTGAGCTCGAAGGTGCTCGGTGTCCTGCTGATCGCCGAGATCGGGATCGTTCTGGTCCTCGCGGCGGTCGTCATGGCCGCCGGCGGCGCCGAAGGCCTGTCCGCGGCGCCGTTCACCCCGGTCAACATCTTCTCGGGCGCACCGGGGGTGGGCCTCATGATGGCGATCGCCGGATTCATCGGCTTCGAGGCCACCGCGATCTTCCGCGACGAGGCCAAGGACCCCGAGAAGACCATCCCGCGGGCAACCTATGCCGCCGTCATCCTCATCGGCCTGTTCTACACCTTCGCCGGCTGGGCACTCGTCATGGCCTGGGGTCCGTCCCAGGTGGTGCAGGCCGCGGCGGAGGATCCGGGAGCGATGATCGTGATCACCGCCGCCAACTACCTCGGGAACGCGGGCGCCATCGCCATCAACGTACTGCTCCTGACGAGCCTGTTCGCCTGCGTGCTGTCCTTCCACAACGTCATCACCCGCTATCAGCACTCGATGGCCGCCGCCGGCACCATGCCCCAGCTCCTGGCCGACGTGCACCCCCGCCACCTCTCGCCCCACAAGTCGTCGCTCACGCAGACGCTCACCGCCGGCGTCCTGATCGTGGTCTTCGCCCTGCTGCGCATGGACCCCGTGCTGCAGGTCTTCACCTGGCTCTCGGGCATCGCCACCCTCGCGATCGTGGTGCTCATGGCCCAGACGTGCCTGGCGGTCGTGGCCTACTTCGGCCGCCACTCCGAACTCACGGGCGGCCCCTGGCGGACGCGGATCGTGCCGGTCCTGGCACTGGTCGGACTCGTCGCCGCAGGCGCCGTGATCGTCGCGTACTTCCCGATGCTCGTGGGCGGCGGCTGGGGCCTGAGCCTGGCCCTGATGGCCACCATCCCGCTCACCATGGTGGCCGGCCTGCTGCGAGGCCGCTATCTGGAACGCCAGGACGGCGCCGCCTACGCACGCATCCCGGACGCCATCGCCGGCTAGGGCCGGACGACGGCGACCCACCCGCCGCGCCCGCGGCGCGGCCCGCACCCCCACTGACCCCCCCCGCTATCCCACCGTAAGGAACTGACGAAGACATGACAGTTGTAGACGACACCACCGCACCGGCCCCCGTCGCGACGGATGCCCTCGGACGGATCGACGTCCTGGCCGGACTCGACGGCGCCGAGATCACGAGGGTCCAGGGCCTCGTCCACACGGCGGGCGGCACCGATGCGGACACCCGCTTCGTGTACGTGGGACTCATCGAGCCCGCGAAGGCAGAGGTGCTCGCCTACGAGGCCGGAACCGGGCCCCTGCCCGAGCGCGTCGCCCGCGTGATGCTGCTGAACCTGGGCAGCGGCGAGGCACGGGACCTGCGCGTGTCCCTGACGACCGGCGTCGTCCTCCAGGACGCGATCGTGGACGGATCGACGGGCCAGCTGCCGATCCTCGAAGCCGAGTTCGAGATCATCGATCCCGTCCTGCAGGCCGACAGGGCATGGTGCGCCGCCATCGAAGCCCGCGGGCTCGACCCCCTGAAGGTCATCTCGGCTCCGCTCTCACCCGGCTACTACGAGAACGAAGGGGAGAGCGGGCACCGGATCATCCGCTGCTTCGGCTTCTACCGGGAGAACGTCGAGGACAACATCTGGGCCCGTCCCATCGACGGCCTCTGCGCCTATGTGGACCCGATCGGCCGGACCGTGCTCGACGTCGTCGACTACAGGACGTTCGACCTGCCGCCCGAGGTCGGCAACTTCCATCTGGCGGACTACCGCGGCCCCGAGCTCAGCACCCTGAAGCCGATCGAGATCACGCAGCCCGAGGGCCCGTCCTTCAGCGTGGACGGCTCGAGGATCGAGTGGGCCAACTGGAAGCTCGGCGTGAGCTTCGACGCCCGCGAAGGGCTCATCCTCCGCCAGCTGAGCTTCCAGGACCAGGGCGTGGACCGCCCCGTGATGTACCGGGGGTCGATCGCGGAGATGGTGGTGCCCTACGCCGATCCCTCGCCCACGCGCTACTGGCAGAACTACTTCGACACCGGCGAGTACCTCTTCGGCCGCTTCGCGAACGAGCTGCAGCTGGGCTGCGACTGCCTCGGCGAGATCCACTACTTCGACGCGACGATCGCCGACGAATCAGGCGCCCCCAGGACCATCAAGAACGCGATCTGCATGCACGAGGAGGACTACGGCACCCTCTGGAAGCACAACGACCTCTTCACCGGCTCCTCCGACGTCCGCCGCCAGCGCCGGCTGGTCATCAGCTTCTTCACCACGGTGGGCAACTACGACTACGGCTTCTACTGGTACCTCTACCTCGACGGCACCATCGAGTGCGAGGCCAAGCTGACCGGCATCCTGTTCCCGTCCGCCTACCCCGGCGGCGACTACCCGTTCGCCTCCGAGGTCGCCCCCGGGGTCGGTGCGCCGTACCACCAGCACCTGTTCTCCGCGCGCCTGGACATGACGGTCGACGGCGTCGACAACACCGTGGTGGAGGTGGACGCGCAGCGCCTCCCGATGGGGCCCGGCAACCCTTACGGCAACGCCTTCACCACCAGGAGCACGCCGATCACATCCGAGGCCGACGGCGGCCGGATCGCCGACGCGAGCGTGGGCAGGACCTGGCACATCACCAATCCCGGGACGAAGAACCGGCTGGGGAAGCCCACGGGGTACGTGCTCTACCCGGAGCAGACGCCCACGCTCCTCGCCGACCCGGCCGCAGGCATCACGTCCCGCGCCGCCTACACCACCAAGCACCTGTGGGTCTCGGCCTACGACCAGGAGGAGCGCTACCCGGCGGGAGACCTCGTCAACCAGAACCCGGGCGGGGACGGCCTTCCCCGGTACATGGCCGCTGACCGGAACCTGGAGAACACCGACGTCGTGCTGTGGCACACGTTCGGGCTCACCCACTTCCCGCGCCCGGAGGACTGGCCCGTCATGCCCGTGGACTACGCCAAGTTCACCCTCAAGCCGCACGGCTTCTTCGGCGGCAATCCGGTGCTCGACGTACCGGCCGGCACCAGCGGCCACTGCGCCATGGGCACGGGGGACGGCGGCGCCGCCGGGTCCTGCCACTGACCCGGCCATCCCCGGCCCTGTCCGCCCCACCACGCCGTCCCCGGGAGCAGTCCGATGAACACCTCGCTCAGCGCGATCATGCTGGTGTCAGCAGCAGCAGGATTCACCGTCTGCGCGGGGGGACTGGTGCCCCGGGGGCGGCGTCGGCACGCGGGGCCCGGGGCAGCGCCGGACGGCCGGGCGGCACCTGGTGCGAGTCCCGCTCCCGGAAGCGCCGTCGTCGGGATGGCCGTCATGCTCGTCGCCATGGCGGACATGGCGTTCGACGCCGTGTCCCTGCTGCCAGGAGTCGTCTGGGGTGTGCTGATGCTGCTGGCCGGGCCCCTGCTGCTGGCCGGTCCGCGCCGCGGGTCCGGGCCGGTGCCCTGCGGTTTCGGCATGCATCGTTCGCTGTCCATGATCGCGATGGCTGCCCTGACGATCGCCGGAGGGCACGGCGGCGACGCAGTTCCCGGCGCCACGGCCGGTGCCGCCGGGCACGCTCACGGCAGTACCGGCCTGCTGCCCGTCCTGCTGGTCACGGGCGTGGCAGCCCTGCTCGCCTACACCGTGGTGCTGGTCGTGGCGCATCACCGGGCGCACCGGGATCATGCGCCCAATGGCATCCGGTTCCTGTCGCGGGCGGGCGTGGAATCCTGCCTGGCGGCGGTGAGCGTGACCGCGATGGCGGGATCGCTGTTCGCGTGACGGTCGATCCAGGAGCCGTCGGCGAGTCCGCTATCGCGGTCGGAGGTGCCGCGGCTACAGGCCGTCGGCTGCGTGGAACGTCCGGAGCGCTTCGACCACGAGCTTGTGGTCGTCGAGTTGCGGCAACCCGGACACCGTCACGGTCGCCACGGGGCCGACGCCCCTGATGTAGAACGGGAACGAGCCGCCGTGGGCAGCATGCGTCGCCGTGTCGAACATCGGGTTGTCCTCGATCCGGCCGCTGTTGCGCCGCGCCCTCAGCCCGACGAGCAGTGACGGCACGGAATAGCGCTGGGCGGTACGGCTCTTGGCGTCGAGCCAGTAGTCGTTGTCGGGGGTAGCGCCTTCGAGCGCTGCCCGGAACAGGATGTGGTTCGGTTTGCAGATGCTGATGGCGATCGGCAGGTTGCGTCCCACTCCCAGCTGGACGAGCAGCTGGCCCAGGGCGACGGCGTCGTCATTGGTGAAATGCGTGAACTGGAGCTCGGCGACTTCGCCTTCGACCCTCGCAATGAGCGCCTCGAGCGCTTCGGCAGGTTGGTCGCTGCCGCCGTCCGGATCGAACGGACGGATGACTGTCGAAGGGGCGTCATTGCTCATTGCATAAATCTACGCGGTGAGGGGCCACTGTGGAATTTGAGCAGGGAAGCACGACGGACGGCCCTTGACAACCTCCTGATCCTCCGGAACACGAGGTCAGAGCCCGGGTGCGCAGGGTCCCGTCCCGAGGAGTGCCAACCCGGCGCGGTCGCCTTCACCGAAAGCGGTCAGGCCGAGGTTCCTGGTGTTCATCAGCTCGTCCGGGTCGTCCACGTGGTCGAGTCCGACCACGTGCGCGAGTTCGTGCATGATGGTCGCCTGCACGTAGGCACGGCCGTCCGGGAAACGCAGGGTATCGACGGCGTCGGCCGCATCGAGCTGCACCTGCCCGCCTTCGAATACGAGGGGCTGGCGCGGCGCCCGGGCGTAGTCGCTGCCACCGAGCCCGGCGATGTCTCCTGCGAGTCCGGGGATCTCCTCGGGTCCCGTCCAGGTGATGAGCACCGGCACCCAGCTCTCGCCGTACAGCTCCGGCTGGTACAGGTCCCGGTCCTCGCTGGGGGCCTCGGTCGTCGCGCCGTCGTCGATGAACTGCAGTCCTGTCGCGGCCGACACCTCGGCGACCGCCGCCTGCACCAGGCCCTCCGACCCGGAGGGCGCGTTGTCCGGCCGCACCACGTAGTGGAGGGGACGGCAGGGATCGTAGGCAACCCACTCCTGATCGTCGACCGGCGATTCGAAGAGCCGGTACGCCGTCGACGCCGGAGCGGGCGGGGGAGTGCCGAGCGGCACAGCGCTAGCCCCGACACCGGACGGCGGCACGTCGGGTCCGGGCAGGAGCGGACCGGGGAGGGGCAGGCGCTGCAGGGCGACACGCTCCCTGAAGCGGCTGTGCAGCGACGGCGTCGCATACAGGACGGCGACGAGCACGAGGACAAGAGCGGTGGCGACGCGCAACCCGACCCGACGACGTCGCACTGTCAATGCCAGGGACCGTTCCGGAGCCGCAGATGATCCAGCAGGCGGGGGTGTCGGTCCCGACGACGCCGCACGCCGCCCACCTGCCGGGTCGCCCTGCTCGAGCTGCCGGTCGCGATCCTGACCCCCCATGCCCTGCGCTTCCCCTCGACGACCGTGTGCCTCCATCGTGCTCCCCGATCCACGGCCGTCTCGACTCTTCCGGGCGTCCTTGGTCAATGCTGCGCGAAGACTGCCGGGTTGTCGGTGAACAGGATGCGCCGGGAGGTCCATGCGCAGTGTCCCGGCACCCGACGGCGGGTCCCGCACAGGACCGAGCAGCGGAACCGGGACGCCGCCGAGGATCAGATTGCCGGGGCATCGTCCCCCGGATGGAGGAGAACAGTGACCCCCGTGCGCAGCACCCGGTCGGCGAGCGCGGACGACGCCGGCAGGGCGCCGCCCAGGTGCTCGGCCAGCCGGGCCGCGCCGTCCGGCGTCGTCACGTGGAAGGAGGTCAGCGCGGTCCAGAGCTGCTCGACGGTGTCGCAGGCCGTGGTGCTTCCCGTCGGGCCCGCCACCGTCCAGCCCGATCCGGCGACCCGCACCACCGGTCCACCCGGCAGGCGGGACATGATCGCGTTGACCATCTGCGCCACGAGCAGCTGGTCGCGCGTCGTCCGGACCGGCCCCAGCACCGGATCCGCGACGACGGCGCGGCCGCACGCGCCGCACATCAGGCGCCCGGGGGACAGCTGGTCACGGCATCACGTCGCCCGAGTTGGGTCCGAGGGTCTGGCCGACGAAGAGGTTGCCGCCGGGATCGCTCGCCAGCAGCAGGGCCGTCGGCGCGACCTCGGCCGGCAGGCCGAACCTCCGCAGCGGCAGCTCCTTCCGCTTCGCGGCCTTCCAGTCCTCGGAGATCCCGTCGACGAGCGGCGTCTCGATGGGTCCCGGGGCGATGCAGTTGGCGAGCACGTTGTCGGCCGAGACCTCGAGGGCGAGCGCCTTGGTCATGCCGATCACGCCGGCCTTCGCCGCGCTGTAGTGGCCGAGGCCCGTGCCGCCCTTGATCCCGAGCTGCGACGAGATGGTGATGATACGGCCCCACCGCTGGTGCCGCATGGGGCCGATGACCTCCCGGCAGCAGAGGAACACGCCGGTGAGGTCCACGGAGATAGTCTCCGTCCACTGCGCGAGCGACATGTCCTCGAGGGGGGACTCTGTCAGCAGCCCGGCACTGTTGACCAGGACGTCGACGGTGCCGACCCGCTCGCGGGCCGCCGCGAACGCGCTCCGCACGCTGTCCTCCCGGGCGACGTCGACCTCGATGATGCCCGGACCGGGCGCACGGTCCAGCACCACCACCGTGTCCCCCTGGGCGGTGAACGCCTCGGCGATCGCCGCTCCGATCCCGCTGGCACCGCCGGTCACGACGACGGCGCGGGGGCGAGCACCACCCGGGCCGGCTGTCATGCGCGCATCTTGATGGTGAGGCCGCCGTCGACGACGAGCGACTGCCCGGTGACGTAGCGGGACGCGTCGGAGGTCAGGAAACCGATCACGTCGGCGACCTCCTCCGGCCTGCCGACACGGCCCCACGGGATGTCCTTGCCCGCCCGCTCGAGTCCCTCGGGCCCGAGGGAGTTCACGGGGTCGAGGGACTGGGGCGTCTCGATCAGGCCCGGGATCACCGCATTGGCGCGGATCTCCCGCGGCCCGAGCTCCGAGGCGACACTACGGATGAGCCCGAGCACCCCCGATTTCGCCGCGGCGTAGTGGGCGTGCTCCTCCCAGCCGTAGATCCCCCCGGCGATCGAGGACACCGCGACGAGCGCCCCGGGTCCCGTCATGCGTCGGGACGCCGAGCGGAGTGTCCGGAGCACGCCGGTCAGGTCGACGTCGAGCATCGCGTTCCAGAGATCGTCCGTCAGGTCGTTCAGCGGGGCGTTGCGCAGGATGCCCGCGTTGGCGACGGCGTAGTCGAGCCGTCCGTACTCGTCCAGGGCGCGCTGGGCGAAGGCGTCCACGGAGTCCGTGGAGCGGACGTCGACCTCGTGGATGACGGCGTCGCCCCCGGCGGCCCGCACGCCGGAGAGGGTCTCCTCCGGGTCGTGCGGGTCGCCGGGGAAGGTGCCGATGACGGTACGGATGTTCCTGCCCGCGTAGTGGACGGCCAGTGCGCGGCCGATACCGCTCGCGGCACCCGTGACGATGGCTACCTCAGACTGCTGCATGCGGTTCCTCGAGGGCTACGGCCGCGACGGGACGCGCGGCGATCATCAGGACACCGGAGAGCAGCGTGCCGACCGCGCCCACCCAGAGGGCGGCGGCGCCGGTGCCTGCCGCAGCGGCGACGAGCGTGAACAGGGCGCCACCGATGATCGTCCCGGGCTGGCTCATGGCGCCGATGAACGCGAGGCCCGTGGCACGGCAGCTCACGGGGTAGCACTCGGCCATGAAGTACTGGATGGCGGCGTAGGGGCCCACCAGGAAGAACAGGCCGGTGCCGTAGGTGAGGATGATCAGGAACGGGCTGGACACCAGCGGGCTGAGCATCACGGCGAAGGAGAGGCCCGAGATGATCCAGCCCACGATGATGGTCCGCTTCCGGCCCACCTTGTCGCCGATCCAGCCGTGGAACACGTAGCCGAAGTACGCGAGCAGGTTGATGACGATCAGCATCCAGAAGGCGTCCGAGAGTTCCACGCCCTTGGCGTTCGCGAGCACCGAGGTGCCGAGGACGCTGAAGATCGCGATGCCGAAGAAGTTGAGTATCCAGGCGAGCGAGAAGACGATCGTGTTGCGGCGGAACTCGCCTTCCCAGATGCGCTTGAGGGGTGAGGTGGAGGAGTGCTCGACGCCGTAGGCGCCGGCGAGTGCGTGGGCCTCGTCGCTCTTGCCGCCCTTCTCCAGTTCCGTGAGGCGCTTGTGCAGCTCGAACTGCGGCGTCTCCTTCAGCTTCTTGCTGATGAGCAGCACGATGATGATCGCGGGGATGGTCGCCATGAGGTAGAGGGCACGCCAGCCGAGGAGCGGCAGGAACACCAGGGCGAGGGCACTCGCGAGGAGGAAGCCCAGCGGCCAGCCGCCCTGGATGAAGGAGTAGTGGAAGCCGGGACGCTTGCGCTTCCGCTCGTCCTCGGTGACCTGGTACACCTCGTTCATGTAGGTCGCGTTGACGGCCTGCTCCGAGAAGCCCAGGCCGCCGAAGGACCGGACGAGTACGAGGAGCGAGTTGCTGACGGCGCCGAGGCCGGCAGGGATGAAGGCGGTGATGCCCGAGACGACGGCGGTGCCGCCGACGGTGAGCATCATCCCCTTCTTGCGGCCGAGACGGTCGATCACGGGGCCGATGCCGAAGCAGACGATCGCCGTTCCGACGGCGATCCAGGTGTTGATGGCGTACGCTTCCGGCGCGGTCCAGCCGAATTCCTCCTGCATGGCCGGCAGGAGCGTGCCGAACAGACCGTAGTCGAAGACGGCCACGGTCCATGCGCACAGGGCGAGGACGGTCGCCGTGCTGGTCTTCTTCTTCGAGAATGCGGGGAACTGCCGTTGCTCGTTCCCGTTCGGCGTCGAGAGATCGACGCCCGCCTCTTTGATGGACATCAGTGATCTTCCTTTCGGGGGTTTCGTGCCAGGAACGAATCGGCGATCTGGTCGAAGGTGTGCCAGGTGACGCCCTCGTGGGAGTTGAAGTGCTGGATGAGGCGCTCGAGCATGAGGAGGACCTGCGGCCGTCCCGAGACGTCGGGGTGGATCGTCATGGTGAAGACGGCGGAGTCCATCTCGGCGTAGACCCAGTCGAACTGGTCCCGCCACATCTGCTCGATGTCCCGCGGGTTGACGAACCCGTGCGAGTTGGGCGACGCCTTGATGAACATCATCGGAGGGAGATCGTCGAGGTACCAGTTCGCCGGGATCTCCACGAGGTCGGTCTCGGAGCCCCGGACGAGCGGCTTCATCCACGCCTCGGCGGGCTTGGAGTAGTCGATCTTCGTCCAGCTGTCCCCGACCCTCACGTAGTAGGGCTCGAAGTCGTTGTGCATGAGGGAGTGGTCGTACTTGATGCCGCGCTCGAGCAGGATCTCGTTGGTGATGGGGGAGAACTCCCACCACGGGGCCACGTACCCGGTGGGGCGGCGGCCCGAGACCTTCTCGATGAGCTCGATGGACCGGTCGAGGATCGCCGTCTCCTGCTCGCGGGTCATGGCGATCGGGTTCTCGTGGGAGTAGCCGTGGACGCCGATCTCGTGCCCGGCGTCGACGATCATCCGGGTGAGGTCGGGGAAGGTCTCGAGCGAGTGGCCCGGGACGAACCAGGTGGAGGGGAGGGAGTACTTCTCGAAGAGCCGGAGGATGCGGGGCCCGCCGACCTCCCCGCTGAAGAGCCCGCGGGAGATGTCACAGGGTGAGTCCTCACCGCCGTAGGAGCCGAGCATTCCTGCCACTGCATCTACGTCAACGCCGAAGGCGATCTGGATGTCTTTCGTCATGGGTCGGCCTTTCCTGGGAGGGGTGAAATCGGGGAGTGGTCAGTGGGGGAGTGGAGCCAGGAGGGATCGCCCCGCTGCCGGATCTCGCGGACCACCTGCTCGCCGGACAGCCCGAGCGCGAGCAGTGCCTGCAGGAGGGTGCGGACCTGGGACGGTCGGAGCAGTCCGGACGGGACGGCCCCGGCGTCCTCGAGGGTCCTGCCGCCCCCGGCCCCGTACACGCCGCGCACCGGTCCCGCGTGGACGCGGGTGCTGGTGACGACGACGACGCCGTCCCGGACCGCCCTGCGGACGGCGTCACCGAGTTCCGCATTGGCGTTCCCCAGCCCTGTGGCCTCGAGGACGATCCCGCGGGCGCCTGCCGCCAATGCTGCGGCGAAGAGGGTCGCGTCGGCTCCCGGGTAGCAGGCGATGATGTCCACGCGGATGCCCGTCCCGGTGGGGGGAGCTGCGAGGGGGGACCGTCGCTCCGGAGCGGGTCCGAGGTCGATCTCCCCGGTGGGCGAGACCGACCCGACGGGCCCCAGGTCGGGATTGCTGAAGGCGTGGAGCGCCGTCGTCTCGGTCTTCCTCGTCGCGGGGAGGGGGAGGACCTCGCCGTCGAACACGATCAGCGCGCCCCTGCCGCGGGCCTCGGCGGAGGCCGCGAGGGTGATCGCTGCGCGGAGGTTCCCCGGCCCGTCCGGGTCGGAGCTGTCCGCCGCGCGCTGTGCACCCGTGAAGACGACCGGACGGGGATCGTCGTGGAGGAGGTCCGCGAGGTAGGCGGTCTCCTCCATGGTGTCCGTTCCATGCGTGACGACGATGCCGAGCGTCTCCGGTACTGCCAGGGCGGTGCGGATGGCTCCGCAGACGGCGAGCATGTCGTCGAAGGTGAGCAGGTACGAGCCCTTCTGCATCAGGTCCACGACCTCGACGGCCACGGTGCTCGTCCCCGCCGCAGCGAGAACGGTACCTCCTGCATCCGCGGCCACGGTCGAGCCGTCGCCGGCATCGGTGCGGGAGGCGATCGTGCCGCCCGTCGCCAGCAGGACGACGTGCTCGGTGGCG
This genomic interval from Arthrobacter agilis contains the following:
- a CDS encoding SDR family NAD(P)-dependent oxidoreductase — encoded protein: MQQSEVAIVTGAASGIGRALAVHYAGRNIRTVIGTFPGDPHDPEETLSGVRAAGGDAVIHEVDVRSTDSVDAFAQRALDEYGRLDYAVANAGILRNAPLNDLTDDLWNAMLDVDLTGVLRTLRSASRRMTGPGALVAVSSIAGGIYGWEEHAHYAAAKSGVLGLIRSVASELGPREIRANAVIPGLIETPQSLDPVNSLGPEGLERAGKDIPWGRVGRPEEVADVIGFLTSDASRYVTGQSLVVDGGLTIKMRA
- a CDS encoding heme-degrading domain-containing protein; protein product: MSNDAPSTVIRPFDPDGGSDQPAEALEALIARVEGEVAELQFTHFTNDDAVALGQLLVQLGVGRNLPIAISICKPNHILFRAALEGATPDNDYWLDAKSRTAQRYSVPSLLVGLRARRNSGRIEDNPMFDTATHAAHGGSFPFYIRGVGPVATVTVSGLPQLDDHKLVVEALRTFHAADGL
- a CDS encoding peptidase, giving the protein MRRRRVGLRVATALVLVLVAVLYATPSLHSRFRERVALQRLPLPGPLLPGPDVPPSGVGASAVPLGTPPPAPASTAYRLFESPVDDQEWVAYDPCRPLHYVVRPDNAPSGSEGLVQAAVAEVSAATGLQFIDDGATTEAPSEDRDLYQPELYGESWVPVLITWTGPEEIPGLAGDIAGLGGSDYARAPRQPLVFEGGQVQLDAADAVDTLRFPDGRAYVQATIMHELAHVVGLDHVDDPDELMNTRNLGLTAFGEGDRAGLALLGTGPCAPGL
- a CDS encoding primary-amine oxidase, translating into MTVVDDTTAPAPVATDALGRIDVLAGLDGAEITRVQGLVHTAGGTDADTRFVYVGLIEPAKAEVLAYEAGTGPLPERVARVMLLNLGSGEARDLRVSLTTGVVLQDAIVDGSTGQLPILEAEFEIIDPVLQADRAWCAAIEARGLDPLKVISAPLSPGYYENEGESGHRIIRCFGFYRENVEDNIWARPIDGLCAYVDPIGRTVLDVVDYRTFDLPPEVGNFHLADYRGPELSTLKPIEITQPEGPSFSVDGSRIEWANWKLGVSFDAREGLILRQLSFQDQGVDRPVMYRGSIAEMVVPYADPSPTRYWQNYFDTGEYLFGRFANELQLGCDCLGEIHYFDATIADESGAPRTIKNAICMHEEDYGTLWKHNDLFTGSSDVRRQRRLVISFFTTVGNYDYGFYWYLYLDGTIECEAKLTGILFPSAYPGGDYPFASEVAPGVGAPYHQHLFSARLDMTVDGVDNTVVEVDAQRLPMGPGNPYGNAFTTRSTPITSEADGGRIADASVGRTWHITNPGTKNRLGKPTGYVLYPEQTPTLLADPAAGITSRAAYTTKHLWVSAYDQEERYPAGDLVNQNPGGDGLPRYMAADRNLENTDVVLWHTFGLTHFPRPEDWPVMPVDYAKFTLKPHGFFGGNPVLDVPAGTSGHCAMGTGDGGAAGSCH
- a CDS encoding MFS transporter, which produces MSIKEAGVDLSTPNGNEQRQFPAFSKKKTSTATVLALCAWTVAVFDYGLFGTLLPAMQEEFGWTAPEAYAINTWIAVGTAIVCFGIGPVIDRLGRKKGMMLTVGGTAVVSGITAFIPAGLGAVSNSLLVLVRSFGGLGFSEQAVNATYMNEVYQVTEDERKRKRPGFHYSFIQGGWPLGFLLASALALVFLPLLGWRALYLMATIPAIIIVLLISKKLKETPQFELHKRLTELEKGGKSDEAHALAGAYGVEHSSTSPLKRIWEGEFRRNTIVFSLAWILNFFGIAIFSVLGTSVLANAKGVELSDAFWMLIVINLLAYFGYVFHGWIGDKVGRKRTIIVGWIISGLSFAVMLSPLVSSPFLIILTYGTGLFFLVGPYAAIQYFMAECYPVSCRATGLAFIGAMSQPGTIIGGALFTLVAAAAGTGAAALWVGAVGTLLSGVLMIAARPVAAVALEEPHAAV
- a CDS encoding APC family permease — its product is MAISPTGTASASAVGTQRLTGTLGAGSIVFMVVAAASPLTVIGGAAPLGILLGNGPGYPSMYAVAGLILLLFSVGLSAMSRVVPRPGAFFTYVGYGLGRKQGLGAAFLALLTYTTIQVAVYGYLGFSLNLALTNLGLPELPWWLYALAMIAFVGILGYRHIELSSKVLGVLLIAEIGIVLVLAAVVMAAGGAEGLSAAPFTPVNIFSGAPGVGLMMAIAGFIGFEATAIFRDEAKDPEKTIPRATYAAVILIGLFYTFAGWALVMAWGPSQVVQAAAEDPGAMIVITAANYLGNAGAIAINVLLLTSLFACVLSFHNVITRYQHSMAAAGTMPQLLADVHPRHLSPHKSSLTQTLTAGVLIVVFALLRMDPVLQVFTWLSGIATLAIVVLMAQTCLAVVAYFGRHSELTGGPWRTRIVPVLALVGLVAAGAVIVAYFPMLVGGGWGLSLALMATIPLTMVAGLLRGRYLERQDGAAYARIPDAIAG
- a CDS encoding APC family permease; translation: MNPLQDAVASPPPVTGLADISPLHGLARRSLGPVDALAQSVAAMAPVAAAVTMPAMVTAAAGRSAVPSILCATVLVLLIGYTLGQYARRMGAAGSLYSYVAQALGSTGRWRPLVALATGCSLIIGYACIAMFALIGCALHVSDLLASSGRPQLADPVMAGVILAVGGTCTWLLLRGLRLSSLAMLVAEGAALLVLVVPIVLVFLAIPRDALPDVGSRATAADPGLSGLATGAVLALMAFVGFESATVLGAETRRPLRTIPRVLLWSAAGGGVLYVVAALAQLVLLQSALPADDDGSQVFGPAMRAAGLPWLVPLLDAGAALSFFACTLACATALARVLLTMGREDVLPAWLGCAHPRFQTPVHAVLAAMPVVTVVPAALILLGFGTGEAMNKLLGTAATAYVTAYLLACCTAPVFLRRIGELTLRTALAAGVASVALAGALVAYRITLAGAGRSASGWIYCVLLATALLWFLVHRRRRPAEPVLGLYDVPTQDAVLGGGRNTAAGDVP
- a CDS encoding SDR family NAD(P)-dependent oxidoreductase, coding for MTAGPGGARPRAVVVTGGASGIGAAIAEAFTAQGDTVVVLDRAPGPGIIEVDVAREDSVRSAFAAARERVGTVDVLVNSAGLLTESPLEDMSLAQWTETISVDLTGVFLCCREVIGPMRHQRWGRIITISSQLGIKGGTGLGHYSAAKAGVIGMTKALALEVSADNVLANCIAPGPIETPLVDGISEDWKAAKRKELPLRRFGLPAEVAPTALLLASDPGGNLFVGQTLGPNSGDVMP